A region from the Melioribacter roseus P3M-2 genome encodes:
- a CDS encoding T9SS type A sorting domain-containing protein, which translates to MKKLSVIAILLTAVVTSVIAQSDTNCFLIDFEPKKAVVPEYIDAVKPDKPADVAVTIAMTDTIGKISKYIFGNALAVWIGNDPIYDNVFVNQVKKLAPTLIRYPGGSWSDIFFWNGIAKNVPPTVWDGTQNKWVEFTPQLGKNSWPTTIDNYYRLREEVSTQGLITINYGYARYGTGDDPVAEAAHLAADWVRYDAGRTKFWEIGNENGGPWEAGWKIDTALNKDGQPEIISGELYGKHFKIFVDSMKAAAAEIGTEIYIGGQILHFDGTNSWNPVDRTWNAGFFKEGAEAADFYVIHNYFGQTKNAKSLLDVASSEVKKNIEFILKDIPAKNAPFKPVALTEYNMNSAGGEPDLPKTSIINGMQSVILFNELIKYNFGMSARWLLANWESDGMFYRGNNKSIQAWNPRPDFYYIYFLKKFVGDHSIKNEVKGNSQVLAYSSSFGSGHIGVVIVNKSTAAQTVKIYPAEYGVGNKYYVYSLTGGTDNGEFSQYVYVNGEYGPTDKAQGPLAVLDDIPAMAYEVEDEIKVESPARSVQFILIEPGNKIVSVDDPAPLNHEFQLYQNFPNPFNPTTTISFSLPGNETVSLKVYDILGREIASILNNENLAAGYHEYSFDGENLSSGVYIYSLHTGEKILNGKMTLIK; encoded by the coding sequence ATGAAAAAACTTTCGGTAATTGCAATATTGTTAACGGCGGTTGTTACTTCAGTAATTGCGCAATCGGATACTAATTGTTTCCTGATCGATTTCGAACCTAAAAAAGCAGTCGTTCCCGAATATATTGATGCGGTCAAACCGGATAAACCCGCTGATGTGGCGGTTACAATTGCAATGACGGACACAATCGGGAAAATATCCAAATATATTTTCGGCAATGCGCTGGCAGTCTGGATTGGCAACGATCCGATTTACGATAATGTTTTCGTTAATCAGGTAAAGAAATTGGCTCCTACTTTGATTCGTTATCCCGGGGGGAGCTGGTCTGATATCTTTTTCTGGAACGGGATTGCCAAGAATGTTCCTCCGACGGTATGGGACGGAACACAAAATAAATGGGTGGAATTTACACCGCAATTGGGGAAAAATAGCTGGCCCACCACAATCGATAATTATTATCGATTAAGGGAAGAAGTTTCTACTCAGGGTTTGATTACAATAAACTACGGTTATGCGCGTTACGGAACGGGAGACGACCCGGTGGCGGAAGCGGCTCATCTTGCAGCCGATTGGGTGCGCTATGATGCAGGGCGCACAAAATTCTGGGAAATCGGAAATGAAAACGGCGGTCCCTGGGAAGCCGGATGGAAAATCGATACAGCTCTGAATAAAGACGGTCAGCCGGAAATCATTTCGGGCGAATTGTACGGAAAACATTTTAAGATTTTTGTCGATTCGATGAAAGCCGCTGCCGCAGAAATAGGTACCGAAATTTATATCGGGGGACAGATTCTTCATTTCGACGGCACAAACAGCTGGAATCCCGTCGACAGAACCTGGAACGCGGGATTTTTCAAAGAAGGCGCCGAAGCGGCGGATTTTTACGTAATCCATAATTATTTCGGACAAACGAAAAATGCAAAATCTTTGCTCGATGTGGCTTCCAGCGAGGTAAAGAAAAATATTGAATTTATATTGAAAGATATACCGGCAAAAAATGCGCCATTTAAACCGGTCGCTTTAACGGAATATAATATGAACAGCGCGGGAGGCGAGCCGGATTTGCCGAAAACATCGATCATTAACGGCATGCAATCGGTAATACTTTTTAATGAGCTGATTAAATATAATTTCGGCATGTCGGCTCGATGGTTGCTTGCAAATTGGGAAAGCGACGGTATGTTCTATCGCGGCAATAATAAAAGTATTCAGGCGTGGAATCCGCGTCCCGATTTTTATTACATCTATTTCTTGAAAAAATTCGTTGGAGACCATTCGATTAAAAACGAAGTAAAAGGGAATTCGCAGGTTTTGGCATATTCCTCTTCATTCGGTTCCGGGCATATAGGCGTTGTTATAGTGAACAAATCCACGGCGGCGCAAACAGTTAAAATATATCCCGCCGAGTACGGAGTAGGCAATAAATATTACGTCTATTCCTTGACAGGCGGAACGGACAACGGCGAATTTTCGCAATATGTCTATGTCAATGGTGAATACGGACCGACGGACAAAGCGCAGGGTCCTCTTGCCGTACTTGATGATATTCCGGCTATGGCTTATGAAGTGGAAGATGAAATAAAAGTGGAATCGCCCGCGCGTTCGGTTCAATTTATTTTGATCGAGCCGGGTAACAAAATCGTTTCGGTCGATGACCCGGCTCCGCTCAATCATGAATTTCAACTTTATCAGAACTTCCCGAATCCGTTTAATCCCACGACAACTATCTCGTTCAGTTTGCCGGGCAATGAAACCGTATCGTTAAAAGTGTACGATATTTTGGGAAGGGAAATTGCCTCGATATTAAATAATGAAAATTTAGCTGCGGGATATCACGAGTACAGCTTCGACGGCGAAAATTTATCTTCCGGCGTATATATCTATAGCCTTCATACCGGAGAAAAAATCCTGAACGGGAAGATGACCCTGATTAAGTAA
- a CDS encoding HlyD family secretion protein — translation MIYRKKKYTSLAAVLITATVILLILNLALPFDLRLQTIAKIAPYKSLDVIRYDNGEIEARYYYFGKNYGLFSFVPERGDNFEFKTSALNSKKIGSGDTILSIFSDRLQHEIIKLEAELANAMSELIISETGEKPQLIEAARYKVRLAEKIIERQLLQFNRADSLYKKKLISSDEYETYKYSLEQSKIQKTIYEYELRNLMTGSKKEQIDFLKSKIRGLKNELENLKKGMINIG, via the coding sequence ATGATTTACAGAAAGAAAAAATATACGTCGTTGGCTGCCGTATTAATTACCGCAACGGTCATATTATTGATATTGAATTTAGCATTACCTTTTGACCTGCGATTGCAAACGATTGCGAAAATAGCGCCTTATAAATCCCTGGATGTAATAAGATACGACAACGGCGAAATTGAAGCCAGGTATTATTATTTCGGCAAAAACTACGGTCTGTTTTCTTTCGTCCCTGAAAGAGGCGACAACTTCGAATTCAAAACCTCTGCTCTCAATTCGAAAAAAATCGGATCAGGCGATACAATCCTTTCGATTTTTTCCGACCGTCTTCAACATGAGATCATAAAACTGGAGGCTGAACTGGCAAATGCTATGTCCGAACTGATAATATCCGAAACGGGAGAAAAACCTCAATTAATTGAGGCGGCGCGTTATAAAGTGCGCCTTGCGGAAAAAATAATTGAACGGCAACTTTTGCAATTTAACAGAGCAGATTCGCTTTACAAGAAAAAATTAATATCATCAGACGAATATGAAACATATAAATATTCGCTCGAACAGAGCAAAATTCAGAAAACTATTTATGAATACGAACTACGGAATCTAATGACCGGCTCTAAAAAAGAACAAATCGATTTCTTGAAATCGAAAATACGCGGACTAAAGAATGAATTGGAAAACTTAAAAAAAGGAATGATAAACATCGGCTGA
- a CDS encoding HlyD family efflux transporter periplasmic adaptor subunit: MAPFEGVAFQRVNSDTLFSVLNTDTLILRIPVKEKDKGYLQTGEKYNIKLDDGNVIAGKLVGAESEIKYIENTNVIFCSFSFENTNHKYNPGAFYPVELILGKTNLKEYLWRLFE; the protein is encoded by the coding sequence ATCGCTCCATTTGAAGGCGTTGCCTTTCAGAGAGTTAACTCGGATACTCTCTTTTCAGTATTGAATACAGACACACTTATTCTTCGGATTCCCGTAAAAGAAAAAGACAAAGGTTATCTTCAAACCGGAGAGAAATATAATATTAAGCTTGATGACGGTAATGTTATTGCCGGGAAATTGGTTGGCGCCGAGAGCGAAATCAAATACATAGAAAATACAAATGTGATCTTTTGCTCTTTTTCCTTCGAAAATACAAATCACAAATACAATCCCGGAGCATTCTATCCGGTTGAACTGATTCTGGGGAAGACTAACTTGAAAGAATATTTATGGAGGCTGTTCGAATAA
- a CDS encoding polyphosphate polymerase domain-containing protein produces the protein MSRIENKYWVAVENLDEMRELVLNYMNHDYYSEIMKNKFYTVRSIYLDNDQFDAYYEKTAGLEKRSKYRIRAYNQMNAGKTVYCEIKSKIKEYISKERFPIAFNEVADFLVYPDMLKIKNHSADYKLRLFAANNFIYSVKKKNMKPVVNVVYEREAFECKYGSGLRITFDMNLRGAETNSVTNLFDEDSLREVKRGYFILEIKYGRMLPSWVMSLVNRFGLRKEAISKYVLCLEESKSNIPKINRI, from the coding sequence ATGTCGCGCATTGAAAATAAATATTGGGTCGCCGTGGAAAATTTGGATGAAATGAGAGAACTCGTCTTGAATTATATGAATCACGATTATTATTCCGAAATTATGAAAAATAAATTTTATACGGTAAGAAGCATCTATCTCGACAACGATCAATTCGACGCTTATTATGAAAAAACGGCCGGACTCGAAAAAAGAAGTAAGTACAGGATAAGAGCTTACAATCAGATGAATGCCGGTAAAACTGTCTATTGCGAAATTAAGAGTAAAATTAAAGAATATATTAGCAAAGAAAGATTTCCGATTGCTTTCAACGAAGTTGCGGACTTTCTCGTCTATCCGGATATGTTGAAAATCAAAAATCACTCGGCGGATTATAAATTACGATTGTTTGCCGCGAATAATTTTATATACAGCGTCAAGAAAAAAAATATGAAGCCGGTGGTTAATGTGGTTTACGAAAGGGAGGCTTTCGAGTGCAAATACGGATCGGGACTCAGAATAACTTTCGATATGAACTTGAGGGGCGCCGAAACAAACTCGGTTACTAATCTATTTGACGAGGATTCATTGAGAGAAGTAAAGAGAGGATATTTTATACTCGAAATAAAATACGGTCGTATGTTGCCGTCGTGGGTAATGTCTTTAGTGAATCGTTTTGGCTTGAGAAAAGAAGCGATATCCAAATATGTTTTATGTCTTGAAGAGAGCAAAAGTAATATACCTAAAATAAATCGGATATAA
- a CDS encoding DUF4956 domain-containing protein, with protein MIENFQSLNLFSPGIDEIIVNLIVGLICSFMVSMVYRFTYKGPGYSENFVNSLVFLSVITALVIMVIGNNLARAFGLVGALSIIRFRTAIKDTIDIVYIFLSLAIGMAAGVGYHKVAVIGTIFISGILILFMKTNVVNFRSNQYILTFSLKTENYSAEDFEKIDAKIKSAIINFCKSMEMINMRTNEAGKTIDYTFYIIISKNKNSGELVANLKNLEGVVNINLFFDKQNI; from the coding sequence ATGATTGAAAATTTCCAGTCGCTCAATCTTTTTTCGCCGGGCATTGACGAAATAATCGTCAATCTGATAGTGGGACTTATTTGCAGTTTTATGGTATCTATGGTCTATCGTTTTACTTACAAGGGACCGGGCTATTCGGAAAATTTTGTCAATTCGCTTGTGTTTCTTTCGGTGATTACAGCGCTGGTGATTATGGTTATCGGAAATAATCTGGCCAGAGCTTTCGGACTGGTCGGGGCTCTTTCGATTATCAGGTTCCGGACAGCAATAAAAGATACTATCGATATCGTATATATTTTCTTGTCGCTTGCCATCGGAATGGCCGCCGGCGTCGGTTACCATAAAGTTGCCGTAATCGGCACTATTTTTATATCGGGTATTTTAATCCTTTTTATGAAGACCAACGTCGTCAATTTCAGAAGCAATCAATATATACTGACGTTTTCTCTTAAAACGGAAAATTATTCTGCCGAAGATTTTGAGAAGATAGACGCAAAAATAAAATCCGCTATTATCAATTTTTGTAAAAGTATGGAAATGATAAATATGAGGACAAACGAAGCCGGCAAAACAATCGATTATACATTCTATATTATTATCAGTAAAAATAAAAACAGCGGCGAACTTGTCGCAAACCTAAAAAATCTCGAAGGAGTGGTAAACATAAATCTGTTCTTCGACAAACAAAATATTTAG
- a CDS encoding 4Fe-4S binding protein has translation MGTGLLKKIRIVLAILFFIPVTYILIDFTNSVSSHLFNTILFFQFVPSLLKSILLFSFTSAGFIIIILLTVLFGRIYCSTICPLGILQDIINYIAKKKRKRKLSFIKPNKIVKITLTAIPFLLVIAGAATGFLVLDPYSIYGRIAGNFLRPAAIFINNLVSSLLSYFDVYSVYPAEIKAFNAIPFLVAFLYLVFIAYLAFTKGRHYCNLICPVGTLLGLMSRYSFFKIRIKNEDCLSCGLCERDCKGNCIDSENKKVEHENCVMCFNCISACPTKGIVYSTGYSSKSNKTETDEGKRNFIIKSAVYFSSLTFLGQKLQKKIVVAKPSTVPVFRKYAVSPPGSKSLERFNNSCTACHLCISACPTQVLQPSFLEYGLNGMLQPRLDNNAGFCNFDCVTCGEVCPTGAIMPLTVEEKKLTQLGVAKFIEDNCVVKTQNTDCGACAEHCPTKAVHMIPYKNNLFIPEVREDYCIGCGACEHACPVKPYKAIYVEGNAVHKTAKINPESEDKHQEIDTGAEFPF, from the coding sequence ATGGGCACGGGACTCTTGAAAAAAATACGCATTGTTCTTGCGATCCTATTTTTTATTCCCGTCACTTATATCCTGATCGATTTCACAAACAGCGTTTCTTCACACTTATTCAATACGATTCTGTTTTTTCAGTTTGTTCCTTCTTTACTCAAAAGCATACTCTTGTTTTCATTTACGTCAGCGGGATTTATTATAATTATTCTCTTAACCGTCCTCTTCGGAAGAATATACTGTTCGACTATTTGCCCGCTCGGAATTCTTCAGGATATTATTAATTATATAGCGAAAAAAAAACGTAAAAGAAAACTAAGTTTTATAAAGCCGAACAAGATCGTTAAAATTACATTAACGGCAATTCCTTTCCTGCTCGTTATTGCCGGCGCGGCCACCGGATTTCTCGTTTTGGATCCGTACAGCATTTACGGAAGAATTGCAGGAAATTTCCTGCGTCCCGCAGCGATTTTTATCAATAATCTTGTCTCTTCCCTTTTATCTTACTTCGACGTCTATTCTGTATATCCTGCCGAGATAAAAGCGTTTAATGCCATTCCTTTTTTAGTTGCTTTCTTATATCTGGTATTTATTGCATATTTGGCATTTACCAAAGGGAGGCATTACTGCAACTTAATCTGTCCGGTAGGCACGCTTTTGGGATTGATGTCGCGTTATTCGTTCTTTAAGATAAGAATCAAAAACGAAGATTGCCTCAGCTGCGGTCTGTGCGAAAGGGATTGCAAAGGGAACTGCATCGACAGCGAAAATAAAAAAGTCGAGCATGAAAACTGCGTGATGTGTTTCAACTGCATTTCGGCGTGTCCCACAAAAGGGATAGTTTATTCAACGGGGTATTCATCTAAAAGCAATAAAACAGAAACAGACGAAGGCAAACGGAATTTTATAATTAAAAGCGCGGTTTATTTCTCGTCGCTTACATTCCTCGGGCAAAAGCTACAAAAGAAGATCGTCGTCGCCAAACCGAGCACGGTTCCGGTTTTCAGGAAATACGCCGTGTCTCCTCCCGGCTCAAAAAGCCTGGAGCGTTTCAATAATTCGTGTACAGCCTGCCATCTTTGCATAAGCGCCTGCCCGACTCAAGTATTGCAGCCGTCGTTTCTGGAATACGGATTAAATGGAATGCTGCAACCGCGTCTAGACAACAATGCCGGATTTTGCAATTTCGATTGCGTTACCTGCGGGGAAGTATGTCCGACCGGCGCAATTATGCCTCTAACCGTCGAAGAGAAAAAACTCACACAACTGGGCGTAGCAAAGTTCATAGAAGACAACTGCGTTGTAAAAACGCAAAATACCGATTGCGGAGCCTGCGCCGAGCATTGTCCCACAAAAGCAGTTCACATGATTCCCTACAAAAACAATTTGTTTATACCGGAAGTACGGGAAGATTATTGCATCGGATGCGGCGCATGCGAACACGCATGCCCGGTTAAGCCTTACAAAGCAATTTACGTGGAAGGCAATGCCGTACACAAAACAGCCAAAATCAATCCCGAATCGGAAGACAAGCATCAGGAAATTGATACGGGCGCCGAGTTTCCTTTCTAA
- a CDS encoding DUF362 domain-containing protein has protein sequence MKRRDFIIKSLQGGILLTAGASIPGLGRQIFAAGSGNYDLVAVKGGAPGDMFDKGIASMGGIKKFVKPNSKVVIKPNIGWDTTPERAANTNPELVSRVVKRCFEAGAKEVYVFDHTCDDWRRAYSNSGIEKAVKDAGGTIVPGNSESYYHKVNVKNGKLLKQAKVHELILESDVFINMPILKHHGSARITVCLKNLMGVVWDRGYWHRTGLHQCIADFGTFRKPDLNIVDAYYVMKKNGPRGVSKSDVVVMKSQIISTDPVAADSASALLFGIKPEDVPYITIADSMGLGVKDLKSLNIERIVM, from the coding sequence ATGAAACGGAGAGACTTTATAATAAAAAGTTTGCAGGGCGGCATCTTACTTACCGCAGGCGCGTCAATACCGGGATTAGGAAGACAAATATTTGCGGCAGGAAGCGGCAATTACGATCTGGTAGCCGTTAAAGGCGGCGCTCCCGGCGATATGTTCGACAAAGGAATCGCCTCCATGGGCGGAATAAAGAAATTCGTAAAACCGAATTCGAAAGTTGTAATAAAACCGAACATCGGATGGGATACTACTCCGGAAAGAGCGGCAAATACAAATCCGGAACTCGTCTCCCGCGTTGTCAAACGCTGTTTCGAAGCGGGCGCTAAAGAAGTCTACGTTTTCGACCATACTTGCGACGACTGGCGCAGGGCTTATTCAAACAGCGGAATTGAAAAAGCCGTCAAAGACGCAGGCGGAACAATTGTGCCGGGCAACAGCGAAAGTTACTATCACAAGGTTAACGTTAAAAATGGGAAATTATTAAAACAAGCAAAAGTTCATGAGTTGATACTTGAATCCGACGTATTTATTAATATGCCGATTCTAAAACATCACGGCTCGGCTCGCATTACAGTTTGCCTCAAGAATTTAATGGGCGTTGTATGGGACAGGGGATACTGGCACAGAACGGGTCTGCATCAATGCATAGCCGATTTCGGAACATTCCGCAAACCGGATTTAAATATAGTCGACGCTTATTACGTAATGAAGAAGAACGGCCCGCGCGGCGTGTCTAAGTCGGATGTCGTAGTAATGAAGTCCCAAATTATATCTACCGATCCGGTGGCGGCAGATTCCGCTTCGGCGCTGCTTTTCGGCATTAAACCCGAAGACGTACCTTATATAACTATTGCGGATTCGATGGGTTTAGGCGTTAAAGACCTGAAGTCGCTCAATATTGAAAGAATCGTAATGTAG
- a CDS encoding glycosyltransferase family 2 protein: MQVYKDYSPEVSIILPTYNRKNLLSRAIDSVINQTYDKWELIIVDDGSTDNSFEIIDPYLTRYDNIRYMRHSNRRPPLTLNAGILAAAGKYLTFIGSDDEYKPEHLELRMKLLSENPDIDLIHGGVEVVGAPFVKDKNDLNRLIHIKECVVGCTFVGKKKIFLELNGFRNLKYSDDSDFYERAAGRYKILKVDYPTYIYYRDTPDSICSTIE, translated from the coding sequence ATGCAAGTTTACAAGGACTACTCGCCCGAGGTTTCAATAATTCTACCTACATACAACAGAAAAAATCTGTTGTCGAGAGCAATAGATTCCGTAATAAACCAGACGTACGATAAATGGGAGCTGATAATTGTAGACGACGGCAGCACGGACAATTCATTCGAGATTATCGATCCGTATTTAACCCGATATGACAATATTCGTTATATGAGACACTCCAACAGGCGACCCCCTCTCACATTGAACGCAGGAATTTTAGCCGCAGCGGGGAAATATCTGACATTTATCGGAAGCGACGACGAATACAAACCGGAGCATCTGGAACTGCGAATGAAATTACTCTCGGAAAATCCCGATATCGATTTAATCCACGGCGGAGTCGAAGTAGTCGGGGCTCCTTTTGTAAAAGACAAAAACGACCTCAACAGACTTATACATATAAAGGAATGCGTTGTGGGGTGCACATTCGTAGGTAAAAAAAAGATCTTTCTCGAGCTCAATGGTTTCAGAAATCTTAAATACAGCGACGATTCCGACTTCTATGAAAGAGCCGCAGGAAGATACAAAATCCTGAAAGTCGATTATCCGACGTATATCTATTACAGAGATACGCCCGACAGCATCTGCTCTACAATCGAATAA
- a CDS encoding glycosyltransferase family 117 protein, translating into MMNYKLLNRIFAGIVFAVSLIVFLITVQPSVSFWDCGEFIASSYALQVPHPPGTPFFLIVGRLFSMIPFAENIGLRVNLISVFSSAFTVMFLYLIAVMLIKSYRKKEPENLFDALTVYIPAAIGALSLSFSDTFWFNAVEAEVYAFSTFFIAFVIWLMMEWNEKADQPDNEKYLLLIAYLIGLSTGVHLMAVLAIVPIVMVVVFRKYIDDEETLKKTAIIFVIHAAVVLIVAALMWAAQTSSTPPTPDEYKDIDKRFIVVLGAISVLIMAALYKKIFTKNSFYIPMILGGITLVVVYPGLVKYVPKLISVTADNDYVMDIIVSILLFAAVGYGVHWTAKNNKPTLNLVSKAFLLGLVGITTYAMIIIRANEEPPINMNSPKTFTELESYLNREQYGDFPTFKRRFSNEPHQMGIYTNYSSDLDFLWRYQMDHMFNRYLFWNYIGRVSTYQDSGVDWSDMYGIPFFIGLFGLFYHFRRDWKMASVFLVMFIFLGYLTAFYQNQQQPQPRERDYFYVGAFFVYSIWIALGMRGIIELMIEKFDKIKNLKPALGLVMAAGIIVVPVNMFHANYFEHDRSRNYVPWDYAYNLLQSAAPNAILFTNGDNDTFPLWYLQDVEGVRRDVRIANLSLLNTPWYIKQLKNTSPYGAEKVAMSLSDRDIDNLTVQRWEPVEMSIPVPPDVIKEFGVKDSAIIKTGKLTWLMKNPVQYGNVKAIRTQDLVVLDIIMQSKWKRPVYFAVTCSDDSKLGLDEYLRMEGMALRLVPDKSDAGSIEYINEPVMRKQLFDEPEGFSRDYRPGFKFRGLNDSTIFFDENHERLIQNYRNTFMRLAVHYLYSLKDSARTVETLDLMEQKIPRSIVRVDNRILHDIARLYYAAGAYDKYKEIAKEVTETAKLQLKNNPRDYSSWNNPYDILLTHYENLKMYKEAVEVLNQLSMYLPYDESVKQLLNRYRRLAGVDTLEVK; encoded by the coding sequence ATGATGAATTATAAACTACTCAACAGAATATTTGCAGGAATTGTATTTGCAGTCAGTTTAATTGTTTTTCTAATTACGGTGCAGCCGTCTGTTTCGTTCTGGGATTGCGGCGAATTTATTGCCTCGTCTTACGCATTGCAGGTGCCGCATCCTCCGGGAACGCCTTTCTTCTTAATCGTAGGCAGACTCTTTTCGATGATCCCTTTCGCCGAAAATATCGGTTTAAGAGTAAATTTGATATCGGTCTTCTCGAGCGCTTTTACGGTAATGTTCCTCTATTTAATTGCCGTAATGCTTATTAAAAGTTACAGAAAAAAAGAACCGGAAAATCTGTTCGACGCTTTAACGGTTTATATTCCGGCGGCTATAGGAGCCCTTTCGTTGAGTTTCAGCGATACTTTCTGGTTTAATGCCGTAGAAGCCGAAGTATACGCTTTTTCTACATTTTTTATAGCTTTCGTCATATGGTTGATGATGGAATGGAACGAAAAAGCCGATCAGCCCGATAACGAAAAATATCTTCTTCTGATAGCGTACTTGATCGGTTTGTCTACCGGCGTTCATCTTATGGCTGTCCTTGCCATTGTGCCGATTGTTATGGTCGTAGTCTTCAGAAAATATATTGACGACGAAGAAACTCTCAAAAAGACTGCTATCATATTCGTTATCCATGCCGCCGTTGTGCTGATAGTAGCCGCATTGATGTGGGCTGCTCAAACTTCGTCTACTCCGCCGACTCCGGATGAATACAAAGATATCGACAAACGTTTTATCGTCGTGCTGGGAGCCATTTCCGTTTTGATAATGGCGGCTTTATATAAAAAGATCTTTACGAAAAATTCCTTCTATATCCCGATGATTCTCGGCGGCATAACTCTGGTTGTAGTTTATCCCGGATTGGTAAAATATGTGCCCAAGTTGATCTCTGTTACTGCGGACAACGATTACGTTATGGACATAATTGTTTCGATATTGCTTTTTGCCGCTGTCGGTTATGGCGTTCATTGGACCGCAAAGAATAATAAGCCGACTCTCAATTTAGTATCGAAAGCATTCTTACTGGGACTGGTTGGAATCACGACATACGCAATGATAATTATACGCGCCAACGAAGAACCGCCGATTAACATGAATTCCCCGAAGACGTTTACGGAGCTCGAATCGTATTTGAATCGCGAGCAGTACGGCGATTTCCCGACTTTTAAGAGAAGATTTTCCAACGAACCGCATCAGATGGGAATCTATACGAATTATTCGAGCGACCTCGATTTTCTGTGGCGTTATCAAATGGATCACATGTTCAACAGATACTTGTTCTGGAATTACATAGGTCGCGTTTCCACTTACCAGGACAGCGGAGTCGACTGGTCGGATATGTACGGAATTCCGTTCTTTATCGGATTGTTCGGACTTTTCTATCATTTCAGGCGCGATTGGAAAATGGCTTCGGTCTTTTTAGTTATGTTTATTTTCCTCGGATATTTGACCGCTTTTTATCAAAACCAACAACAGCCTCAGCCGCGCGAACGCGATTATTTCTATGTGGGAGCCTTTTTCGTCTACTCGATATGGATTGCGCTCGGTATGAGAGGCATTATAGAGTTGATGATTGAAAAGTTCGATAAAATTAAAAATCTGAAACCGGCGCTGGGGCTTGTAATGGCAGCTGGCATTATTGTAGTCCCCGTCAATATGTTTCATGCAAATTATTTCGAACACGACCGTTCGCGCAATTATGTTCCGTGGGACTACGCTTATAATTTATTGCAGAGCGCCGCTCCAAACGCAATTTTATTTACCAACGGAGATAACGATACGTTCCCGTTGTGGTATCTGCAGGATGTGGAAGGCGTAAGAAGAGACGTGAGAATAGCAAATTTGAGCCTTCTTAATACTCCGTGGTATATTAAACAGTTGAAAAACACTTCGCCGTACGGAGCCGAAAAAGTCGCCATGAGCCTTTCCGACAGAGACATCGACAATCTTACCGTCCAGAGATGGGAACCCGTGGAGATGTCGATTCCCGTTCCGCCGGATGTGATTAAAGAATTCGGCGTTAAAGACAGCGCTATTATTAAGACCGGAAAACTTACATGGCTAATGAAAAATCCGGTGCAATACGGCAACGTTAAAGCGATTCGTACTCAGGATCTGGTAGTCCTCGACATTATTATGCAAAGCAAATGGAAAAGACCCGTTTACTTTGCCGTAACTTGCTCGGACGACAGTAAATTGGGACTCGACGAGTACTTGCGTATGGAAGGGATGGCTCTGCGCCTTGTGCCCGATAAATCGGACGCAGGCTCAATTGAATATATTAATGAACCGGTTATGCGTAAACAATTGTTCGACGAGCCCGAAGGTTTCTCGAGAGATTACCGTCCCGGATTTAAGTTCCGGGGTCTGAACGACTCGACAATCTTTTTTGACGAAAACCACGAACGGTTGATTCAGAATTATCGCAATACGTTTATGAGACTCGCAGTTCATTATCTCTACAGCCTGAAAGACAGCGCGCGTACGGTGGAAACCCTTGACCTGATGGAACAAAAAATACCCCGAAGTATCGTAAGGGTGGATAACAGAATTCTTCACGACATCGCTCGTCTTTACTATGCCGCAGGCGCATACGACAAGTATAAAGAAATTGCCAAAGAGGTAACCGAAACCGCTAAATTGCAATTGAAAAACAATCCGCGGGATTATTCGAGCTGGAATAATCCGTACGATATATTATTGACGCATTACGAAAATCTCAAAATGTATAAAGAAGCCGTCGAAGTTCTTAATCAATTATCAATGTACCTGCCGTACGACGAATCCGTCAAACAATTGCTCAACAGGTACAGACGGCTCGCCGGCGTCGATACGCTTGAAGTTAAATAA